A genomic window from Pseudanabaena yagii GIHE-NHR1 includes:
- a CDS encoding LLM class flavin-dependent oxidoreductase, which translates to MSQKRQFRLGAFIQATGHHVSAWRHPDAQIDAGHNFEHYKQITQTAERGLFDTVFLADSPAVWGGSPDTQSRNGKIAHFEPVTLFSALSAVTTHIGFVSTASTTYEEPYTLARKFASLDHLSNGRAAWNVVTTGNENAAANFGLEHHPEHSQRYERAEEFIEVVKGLWDSWEDDAFIADRESGVYFEVEKLHTLNHKGKYFSVKGPLNVARPPQGYPVIVQAGASEPGRELAARTAEVIFTANQTLADAQEFYSDVKGRLAKYGRSPDDLKIMPGAFPVIGRTEEEAQEKYEFLQSLIHPDVAWGILKQYYRGVDLSGYSLDDLAPELPSSTNNNKSRLKLVKDLASKGLTLRELYRSLATARGHRTIIGTPESIADQLQEWFDNGAADGFNIMPPILPTGLDDFVNLVIPILQKRGLFRTAYEGKTLRENLGLRRPANQYTIQVGDRQLVA; encoded by the coding sequence ATGAGCCAAAAACGTCAATTCCGACTAGGTGCATTTATTCAAGCTACTGGTCATCATGTATCTGCATGGAGACATCCTGACGCTCAAATTGATGCAGGACATAACTTTGAGCATTACAAACAAATCACTCAAACCGCAGAACGTGGTCTCTTTGATACTGTCTTTCTCGCTGATAGTCCTGCGGTGTGGGGTGGATCACCTGACACTCAGAGTCGTAATGGCAAGATTGCTCATTTCGAGCCTGTGACTCTTTTTTCTGCACTTTCGGCAGTGACTACGCATATTGGCTTTGTGTCTACCGCTTCTACCACCTATGAGGAACCTTACACATTAGCGCGAAAATTTGCATCTCTCGATCATCTCAGTAATGGGCGAGCAGCATGGAACGTTGTCACCACAGGCAATGAGAATGCGGCGGCTAACTTTGGTTTAGAGCATCATCCCGAACATAGCCAACGCTACGAACGTGCCGAGGAATTTATCGAAGTCGTTAAAGGACTTTGGGATAGTTGGGAAGATGACGCTTTCATTGCCGATCGCGAATCTGGTGTTTATTTTGAAGTAGAGAAATTGCATACTCTCAATCACAAGGGTAAGTATTTCTCGGTCAAAGGACCTCTGAATGTTGCCCGTCCTCCCCAAGGCTATCCCGTCATTGTCCAAGCGGGTGCTTCGGAACCTGGGCGAGAGCTAGCAGCTAGAACTGCTGAAGTAATCTTTACCGCTAACCAAACCCTTGCTGATGCTCAGGAATTTTATAGCGACGTTAAAGGTCGTCTTGCCAAATATGGGCGATCACCTGATGATTTAAAAATTATGCCAGGAGCTTTCCCTGTGATTGGACGCACGGAAGAAGAGGCACAAGAGAAGTATGAATTTCTGCAATCTCTCATTCATCCCGATGTCGCTTGGGGCATTTTGAAGCAATACTATCGAGGTGTAGATTTGTCAGGATATTCCCTCGATGATCTCGCACCAGAGCTACCTTCTAGCACCAATAACAATAAGAGTCGCTTGAAGTTGGTGAAGGACTTGGCTTCTAAAGGTTTAACTTTGCGTGAGTTATATCGTTCTCTCGCTACAGCACGCGGACATCGCACAATTATAGGTACGCCTGAAAGCATTGCTGATCAGTTGCAAGAATGGTTTGACAATGGTGCTGCGGATGGCTTTAATATCATGCCTCCTATTCTGCCCACTGGTTTAGATGATTTTGTGAATCTCGTAATTCCCATTCTCCAAAAGCGTGGTTTGTTCCGCACTGCCTATGAAGGGAAGACTCTCCGCGAAAATCTGGGTTTACGTCGTCCTGCTAATCAGTACACAATTCAGGTTGGAGATAGACAGTTGGTGGCTTAA
- a CDS encoding amidohydrolase family protein — protein MSKYSRLSTSPSAALKAKLDYPVIDTDIHTNDFTPDFEDYIANYGGSKLVDELRKAEFGRLNPKSEGKDWYQQTPEERQYHRTLRSPWWARVTKNTLDLATYTLPSLLAERLAEQGSDYSVLFPNNVLAAAGASNENRQALQRAINHYHADLYRKYSDRLTPVAGILLNDPKEAIEELEFAVNTLGLKVINIPGGVKRPIKAIADKYPADKYPEIARYASYIDFYGIDSEYDYDPFWAKVVELGVPIATHYGSQGWTGRSSISNYMNNHIGHFADGSEAFAKALFFGGVTKRFPQLRVALLEGGADWGAHVYIHLVDRFLKRNLEGLKNYDPTEANADELFDIFEKYGQELTKGKSFTKEELLQTVLGSSFLRHSRSPIGDELEDFGKAGIEKIEDIRDQWVDNFFFGSESDDRTIAAAFNDKANPLGVKINAIYSSDVGHWDVPDLTQPLAESWSLVEEGVITEADFKAYVFSNPYKFYTQANPNFFKGTQIEAKLNKYQPAPVAAKPAAQKVAVSV, from the coding sequence ATGAGCAAATATAGCCGCCTAAGTACTTCGCCTTCCGCCGCATTGAAAGCGAAGCTTGATTATCCAGTAATCGATACCGATATCCATACCAACGACTTCACTCCCGACTTTGAGGACTACATCGCTAACTATGGTGGTTCCAAATTGGTAGATGAACTGCGTAAAGCCGAATTTGGTCGCCTTAATCCTAAGTCTGAAGGTAAAGACTGGTATCAACAAACTCCCGAAGAGCGTCAATATCACCGCACTTTACGTTCTCCTTGGTGGGCTAGAGTTACCAAAAATACTCTGGATCTTGCTACTTACACTCTTCCCTCCCTATTGGCAGAGCGTCTAGCAGAACAAGGTTCTGATTATTCAGTACTTTTCCCTAACAACGTCTTAGCGGCGGCTGGAGCTAGCAATGAGAATCGTCAAGCTCTCCAACGGGCGATCAATCATTACCACGCAGACCTCTATCGCAAATATAGCGATCGCCTTACCCCTGTTGCTGGCATTCTCTTGAATGATCCTAAAGAAGCGATCGAGGAGCTAGAATTTGCGGTCAATACTTTGGGCTTGAAGGTCATCAATATCCCTGGTGGTGTCAAACGTCCGATTAAGGCGATCGCTGATAAATATCCCGCCGACAAGTATCCTGAAATTGCACGCTATGCCTCCTATATCGATTTCTATGGAATCGATAGCGAGTATGACTACGATCCATTCTGGGCAAAGGTTGTCGAACTCGGTGTACCCATCGCCACTCACTACGGTAGCCAAGGTTGGACGGGTCGCTCCTCCATCAGCAATTACATGAACAACCACATCGGACACTTTGCCGATGGTTCGGAAGCTTTTGCGAAGGCTCTATTCTTTGGTGGTGTTACCAAGCGCTTCCCACAATTGCGTGTCGCCTTGCTCGAAGGTGGGGCTGACTGGGGCGCTCATGTTTACATTCACTTGGTCGATCGCTTCTTGAAGCGCAACCTTGAAGGCTTGAAGAACTACGATCCTACCGAAGCCAATGCTGATGAATTGTTCGATATCTTCGAGAAATACGGACAAGAATTGACTAAGGGCAAATCCTTCACTAAGGAAGAATTGCTGCAAACCGTTCTCGGTTCTTCGTTCCTACGCCATAGCCGTTCTCCTATTGGTGATGAACTAGAAGACTTTGGCAAGGCAGGCATTGAGAAGATTGAAGATATTCGCGATCAGTGGGTCGATAACTTCTTCTTCGGTTCTGAGTCCGATGATCGCACGATTGCGGCTGCCTTCAACGACAAGGCTAATCCCTTGGGTGTGAAGATTAATGCGATCTACTCATCTGATGTCGGTCACTGGGATGTTCCCGATCTCACTCAGCCTCTTGCCGAAAGCTGGAGCTTGGTAGAAGAAGGTGTGATTACGGAAGCTGATTTCAAGGCTTATGTATTTTCTAATCCTTACAAGTTCTATACTCAAGCAAATCCTAATTTCTTTAAGGGAACCCAAATCGAAGCGAAGTTGAACAAGTATCAACCCGCCCCAGTTGCTGCTAAACCAGCCGCCCAAAAGGTCGCTGTATCTGTCTAG
- the ssuE gene encoding NADPH-dependent FMN reductase — MANILLINGSPSAPSRSQGILEYAIALLNQQGIKTDLLSVRDLPAEDLVFGKYNSPSLEQPKALLEQAQAVIISTPIYKASYTGLLKTFLDLLPQKALADKVILPIATGGSIAHLLAIDFTLKPVLSELGARHILGVVYAIDKQIVVNDDRTVTLEEEIDQRLKQSIAELIQAIKK, encoded by the coding sequence ATGGCTAATATTCTTTTAATTAACGGGAGTCCTTCTGCTCCTTCCAGATCACAAGGCATTTTGGAATATGCGATCGCCCTATTAAATCAACAAGGAATCAAAACCGATTTACTATCCGTGCGCGATTTACCTGCGGAAGATTTGGTATTTGGTAAATATAATAGCCCTAGTCTCGAACAACCCAAGGCTCTGCTAGAACAGGCTCAAGCTGTAATTATTTCTACTCCTATTTACAAAGCATCCTACACAGGCTTACTCAAAACCTTTCTCGATTTACTTCCTCAAAAAGCCTTAGCCGATAAAGTTATCCTTCCTATCGCCACAGGTGGCTCGATCGCGCATTTATTAGCGATCGACTTCACTCTCAAACCTGTACTGAGCGAGCTAGGTGCTAGGCATATTCTGGGAGTTGTCTATGCGATCGATAAGCAGATTGTTGTGAATGACGATCGCACCGTCACTCTTGAAGAAGAAATTGACCAAAGACTAAAACAATCTATCGCAGAACTAATCCAAGCTATTAAAAAATAG
- a CDS encoding glutathione S-transferase family protein, translated as MSKIQLYSAKACPYAHRTRLVLGEKGIDFEYTEIDLHNKPEWFSKISKYGKVPALRHGENEVYESAIINEYINDVFPEPALLPKDAGSRAIARIWIDYANTKFTTAFGKLLRGKTAEEQDQGRTELNEAILFIENEALAKLSGDGAYWFGENISLVDLTFYPWFERIPTLAHYRNYTIPAEAVRVKRWWDAVSDRPAIKAIANPVDFYIERYSRFIQQPVSA; from the coding sequence ATGTCCAAAATCCAACTTTACAGTGCCAAAGCCTGCCCCTATGCCCATCGTACTCGTCTAGTTCTAGGCGAAAAGGGAATTGACTTTGAATATACCGAAATTGATTTGCATAACAAACCCGAATGGTTCTCCAAAATTTCTAAGTATGGGAAAGTTCCTGCGCTCCGTCATGGCGAAAATGAAGTTTATGAATCAGCGATTATCAATGAATATATAAACGATGTATTCCCTGAGCCTGCATTACTGCCAAAAGATGCTGGTTCCAGAGCGATCGCTAGAATCTGGATTGACTATGCCAATACCAAATTCACAACTGCTTTTGGTAAGTTATTGCGCGGCAAGACTGCTGAAGAACAAGATCAAGGTCGCACTGAATTAAACGAAGCCATTTTATTCATTGAAAATGAAGCCTTAGCTAAGCTCTCTGGTGATGGTGCTTACTGGTTTGGTGAAAATATTTCCCTCGTCGATCTCACCTTCTATCCTTGGTTTGAGCGCATTCCTACCCTAGCGCATTATCGCAATTACACGATTCCTGCAGAAGCTGTGCGCGTTAAGCGTTGGTGGGATGCTGTTAGCGATCGCCCTGCGATAAAAGCGATCGCCAATCCTGTCGATTTCTACATTGAACGCTATTCCCGATTTATTCAACAGCCTGTTTCTGCTTAG
- a CDS encoding NADP(H)-dependent aldo-keto reductase translates to MKYNKLGDSDLQISEITLGTMTWGNQNTIAEAHEQLDYAFDHGVNFLDAAEMYPVPVQEKTQGLTESYIGEWLAKRQRDKVIVATKIAGPGRGFAWLRSGVQAIDRKNIEQAVDDSLKRLRTDYIDLYQIHWPDRYVPQFGATVYDITKERETVPISEQLAVFDDLIKAGKIRHIGVSNETPWGLAKFTHVAKKKDLPKIVSIQNAYSLLNRAFDGALAETSRHTNVPLLAYSPLAFGLLTGKYLHDNPPKARLNAFEGFGDRYRKPNVTNAVAAYVEIAKAHNIKPSILALAFVRSRWFVASTIIGATSLEQLKEDLDSVNVELDPAIFAEIENVNSLYPNPAQ, encoded by the coding sequence ATGAAATACAACAAACTTGGCGACAGCGATTTACAAATTTCCGAAATCACCCTCGGCACAATGACTTGGGGAAATCAGAACACGATCGCCGAAGCCCACGAACAACTAGATTATGCCTTCGATCATGGTGTGAACTTCCTTGATGCGGCGGAAATGTATCCCGTGCCAGTGCAAGAGAAAACTCAAGGCTTAACCGAAAGCTATATCGGTGAATGGTTAGCCAAACGTCAAAGGGATAAAGTCATCGTCGCCACCAAAATCGCAGGTCCCGGACGTGGCTTTGCTTGGCTCCGTAGTGGTGTACAAGCGATTGATCGCAAAAATATCGAGCAAGCCGTTGATGATAGTCTCAAGCGTCTCCGAACTGATTACATCGATCTCTATCAAATCCACTGGCCCGATCGCTATGTACCGCAGTTCGGCGCAACAGTCTACGACATCACAAAGGAGCGTGAAACAGTTCCCATTTCTGAACAACTTGCTGTATTTGATGACCTGATTAAAGCAGGCAAGATTCGCCATATCGGAGTCAGTAATGAAACTCCTTGGGGACTTGCCAAATTTACCCATGTGGCGAAGAAGAAAGATTTGCCCAAAATTGTTTCGATTCAGAATGCCTATAGCCTGTTGAACCGAGCCTTTGATGGAGCATTAGCCGAAACTTCTCGTCATACGAATGTTCCATTACTTGCCTATAGTCCCCTTGCCTTTGGTCTATTAACAGGTAAGTATCTCCATGACAATCCTCCCAAAGCCCGTCTAAATGCTTTTGAAGGATTTGGCGATCGCTACCGTAAACCCAACGTGACCAATGCTGTTGCGGCATATGTGGAAATTGCCAAGGCACACAATATCAAACCTTCTATTTTAGCTCTCGCCTTTGTCCGCAGTCGTTGGTTTGTCGCCAGCACGATCATCGGTGCAACTAGTTTAGAGCAACTAAAGGAAGATCTTGATAGCGTTAATGTGGAATTAGATCCCGCCATTTTTGCCGAGATTGAAAATGTAAATTCTCTCTATCCCAACCCCGCACAATAA
- the purT gene encoding formate-dependent phosphoribosylglycinamide formyltransferase, protein MAIALPKKIMLLGSGELGKEVVIAAQRLGNTVIAVDRYDNAPAMQVADYREVISMLDGEALEAVVKKHQPDLIMPEVEAIRTEKLLELEAQGYTIIPTAAATNFTMNRDRIRDLASHELGLRTAKYAYANSLDELKTVATEIGFPNVIKPVMSSSGKGQSVVNSPDELEKAWDYAIAGGRGDTAKIIIEEFINFEVEITLLTIRQWQGETLFCEAIGHRQERGDYQESWQPVGLTPDQVKDAQDIARKVTDKLGGAGIFGVEFFITKDEVIFSELSPRPHDTGMVTLISQNLNEFELHLRAILGLPIPTIELLSPSASAVILASETSEKISYTGIEAALAIPNTEIRLFGKPDSRPYRRMGVALAKGKDAIESRQKATEAAAKVKII, encoded by the coding sequence ATGGCGATCGCATTACCGAAAAAAATCATGCTACTTGGCTCGGGAGAACTAGGCAAGGAGGTTGTTATTGCTGCCCAAAGACTAGGTAATACGGTAATTGCAGTTGATCGCTATGACAATGCACCTGCGATGCAAGTAGCTGATTATCGGGAAGTGATCTCGATGTTGGATGGTGAGGCACTCGAAGCCGTTGTCAAAAAACATCAACCCGATTTAATTATGCCAGAAGTGGAAGCGATCCGTACTGAAAAGCTGCTGGAACTGGAAGCGCAGGGTTACACGATCATCCCCACGGCTGCTGCTACCAACTTCACGATGAATCGCGATCGCATTCGGGATTTAGCCAGTCATGAATTGGGCTTACGAACTGCTAAATATGCCTATGCAAATAGCCTCGACGAATTGAAAACCGTTGCCACCGAAATTGGTTTCCCGAATGTGATTAAACCTGTGATGTCTTCTTCTGGAAAGGGTCAATCTGTTGTCAATTCTCCTGATGAATTGGAAAAAGCTTGGGATTATGCGATCGCTGGCGGTCGAGGTGATACTGCTAAAATCATCATCGAGGAATTTATCAATTTTGAAGTCGAGATTACCCTGTTAACAATCCGTCAATGGCAGGGAGAGACTCTATTTTGCGAAGCGATCGGGCATCGTCAGGAACGAGGTGACTATCAAGAGTCATGGCAGCCCGTTGGCTTAACTCCTGATCAAGTCAAAGATGCACAGGACATCGCCCGCAAGGTCACTGATAAACTTGGCGGTGCAGGTATTTTCGGGGTGGAATTTTTTATCACTAAAGATGAAGTAATTTTCTCAGAACTGTCCCCCCGTCCCCATGACACAGGAATGGTTACGCTCATCTCCCAAAATCTCAACGAATTTGAACTCCATTTACGGGCAATTCTCGGCTTACCGATTCCCACGATTGAATTGCTCAGCCCATCCGCCAGTGCCGTCATTCTTGCCAGCGAAACTAGCGAGAAAATTTCCTATACAGGCATAGAAGCAGCCCTTGCGATTCCTAACACAGAAATTCGTTTATTTGGTAAACCCGATTCTCGTCCCTATCGCCGCATGGGCGTGGCTTTAGCTAAAGGCAAAGATGCGATCGAATCCCGTCAAAAAGCAACAGAAGCCGCTGCCAAAGTCAAAATTATTTAA